Proteins found in one Ptychodera flava strain L36383 chromosome 16, AS_Pfla_20210202, whole genome shotgun sequence genomic segment:
- the LOC139114201 gene encoding acetylcholinesterase-like — translation MGYPAGVIIALGLYICDFCVDSHDGAIARLGDNGSLLGRRLDVVGAKVDAFLGVRYADPPVGDRRFQMAVPTEASWTGLRNATEFGSACWQTVYPNLENFTGHVWWTTSDPMSEDCLFLNVWTPFPRPINAPVFVFIHGGSFKSGTTSTLLYRGDTLATAENCVVVSMNYRLGPFGFSAFYTNKEPGNLGLMDQTLALKWVKKNIQYFGGDPKRVTLIGHSAGAASVGFHLLSPMSRSLFHRAILQSGAPNAPWAITYKSKALEDVGKMAKELQCPTWCGAEHVEHEAIVQETLSCLRQRKAEEFVTRGSSEYGLNAVVIDGNFLSHNPISLLVNTSLQKDQIPVLANRSLQRDQIPVLLGMVDEEATLNLPFFEFTMFADMAAVHETYNELYQQHINMLYPSAAESVTDAIGFQYRNWLDPENGTLLHRSIIELWEDYCMFCPVREFAKYYAMTGNDVYAYIFENTPTNSPYPEWMGMVHTDELFFTLGRALHDEENMTEAEKTFSRVVMKYWTNFGRSGNPNEPRLSNTNLQQWPKHTAENPSYLPLSTSVVQQKTIVRQIGRERQCAFWSHLVPELENDEKIPPGYHPIFLSDIYSELGASRSSGVVCSGQVTVSASTLNILIALAIFAVHVSYFGYVSGILMCG, via the exons ATGGGATACCCAGCAGGCGTTATCATCGCTCTGGGCCTGTATATCTGCGACTTCTGCGTCGACAGCCACGACGGTGCAATAGCTCGTCTCGGTGATAACGGCAGTCTTCTCGGTCGGCGTCTTGACGTCGTAGGTGCCAAAGTAGACGCTTTTTTAGGAGTTAGATATGCCGATCCCCCCGTCGGAGATCGGAGGTTCCAGATGGCTGTGCCGACTGAGGCATCATGGACCGGGCTGCGCAATGCCACAGAGTTCGGCAGCGCCTGTTGGCAGACGGTGTATCCAAACCTGGAAAACTTCACTGGACACGTGTGGTGGACGACGTCGGATCCTATGAGTGAGGATTGCCTGTTTCTCAATGTATGGACGCCCTTTCCCCGACCCATCAACGCACCAGTCTTCGTCTTCATCCATGGCGGAAGTTTCAAATCTGGAACGACGTCGACCCTTCTGTACAGAGGAGACACCCTAGCAACGGCAGAAAATTGCGTTGTAGTCAGTATGAATTACCGACTTGGCCCGTTTGGCTTCTCGGCCTTCTATACCAACAAGGAGCCAGGAAATCTGGGGCTTATGGACCAAACACTGGCTTTGAAGTGGGTGAAAAAGAATATCCAATATTTTGGCGGTGACCCAAAACGAGTCACTTTAATTGGTCACAGCGCAGGTGCTGCGAGCGTTGGTTTCCACTTGCTCTCACCCATGAGTAGAAGTCTCTTCCACAGGGCCATTTTACAGAGCGGAGCCCCCAATGCACCATGGGCAATAACTTATAAAAGTAAGGCTCTAGAGGATGTCGGTAAAATGGCTAAGGAGTTACAGTGTCCAACGTGGTGTGGGGCGGAACATGTTGAACACGAAGCAATTGTGCAAGAAACGCTGTCGTGTTTGCGTCAACGCAAAGCGGAAGAATTTGTCACAAGGGGTTCAAGTGAGTACGGTCTGAATGCCGTTGTAATCGATGGGAATTTTCTGTCACACAACCCGATTTCATTACTAGTGAACACAAGCCTACAGAAAGATCAAATCCCTGTACTCGCGAACAGAAGCCTACAGAGAGATCAAATCCCCGTACTCTTGGGTATGGTCGACGAGGAAGCAACACTGAACCTCCCATTTTTCGAATTCACAATGTTTGCAGACATGGCCGCCGTTCATGAGACATACAACGAATTGTATCAACAGCACATTAACATGTTATATCCATCTGCGGCTGAGTCGGTAACTGACGCAATTGGCTTTCAGTACAGGAACTGGCTTGATCCCGAAAACGGAACTCTCTTGCACCGCAGTATTATCGAACTTTGGGAAGATTACTGCATGTTTTGCCCGGTCAGGGAGTTCGCAAAATACTACGCCATGACCGGAAATGACGTTTATGCCTATATCTTCGAGAATACGCCAACCAACAGTCCATACCCTGAATGGATGGGTATGGTCCACACTGACGAATTGTTCTTTACGCTTGGTCGCGCTTTGCACGATGAAGAAAACATGACCGAGGCAGAGAAAACGTTCAGTCGCGTAGTGATGAAGTATTGGACTAACTTTGGGAGAAGTGG AAATCCAAACGAGCCGAGATTAAGCAACACTAACCTCCAACAGTGGCCGAAGCATACGGCAGAAAACCCTTCCTACTTGCCGCTTAGCACCAGCGTGGTGCAACAGAAAACAATCGTCCGTCAAATAGGAAGAGAGAGGCAATGTGCATTTTGGAGTCACCTCGTACCGGAGTTGGAGAACGATGAGAAGATACCACCTGGTTATCACCCTATATTTCTCAGTGATATATACTCTGAATTGGGCG